GCTGTGGCGGCACATGACCGTCCTCGAGCACGTCAACATGGCGCAGTACGCCAAGATCCGCTACGGCCTGCCCGGGGCGTTCTTCGGCACTCCCGGGCGGAGACGGGAGGAGGCCGAGATCGAGGAGAAGTCGATGGGGCTCCTCGAGATGCTGGGCATTTCCCACCTTGCGGGGCAGGTGGTCCTCAACCTGCCGTACGGCGCGCAGCGCAGGGTCGAGATGGCCCGGGCGCTCGCGACGGATCCCAAGGTCCTCTTCCTGGACGAGCCGACGGCGGGGATGAATCCCGAGGAGCTCGTGCAGATCATGGAGATCGTCCGGAAGGTCCACAGGGAGCTGGGGTTGGCGATCCTGCTGATCGAGCACCGGCTCAAGTTCGTCATGGAGCTGTGCCACAGGATCCAGACGGTGAACTTCGGCGAGCTCATCGCCGAGGGGACGCCCGAGGAGATCCGGAACAACCCGAAGGTGATCGACGCCTACCTCGGCAAGGAGGGCGTCGCCTGATGCTGCTGTCAGTCGAGAACCTGACCGTCTCCTACGGCAATATCGTGGCGCTGCACGGCATCTCCTTCCGGATCGAGGAAGGGGAGGTCGTCTGCATCATCGGCGCCAACGGGGCGGGGAAAAGCACGACACTGAGGGCGATCTCCCGCATGGTTCCCGCGCAGCCGGGGACGCGCATGACCTTCATGGGGAAGGACCTGCTCAAGTACGAGGCCGACAAGGTCGTGAGCGAGCTGGGGATCTCCCACGTGCCCGAGGGGCGGCGCCTGTTCGGCAACCTCACGGTCATGGAAAACCTGCAGCTTGCCACCTTCGCCAGGAAGGACCCCGCGGGGATCGCGGACGACATGGAAAGGGTGTTCGCGATATTCCCGCGGCTTAAGGAACGGGAGAACCAGAAATCCGGGACCATGAGCGGCGGCGAGCAGCAGATGCTGGCAGTCGGGCGCGCCTTCATGAGCGGCAGGAAGATCATGCTCCTGGACGAGCCGTCCATGGGGCTGGCCCCCCTCCTGATGAAGAGCGTGTTCGACTCCATGAAGGAGATCAACCGTAAGGAAGGGACGACCATCCTGGTCGTGGAGCAGAACGCGAGGATGGCGCTCCAGTTCGCGGCGCGCGGCTACGTCCTGGAGAACGGCCGGCTCGTCCTGGAAGGCCGCTCCGAAACACTCCTCGAAGATCCGCAGGTAAAGAAGGCTTATCTAGGCGGCTAAACGCAGACTTTCTGGTCCCGGGCGGCCTTGGTCTCGTCGAGGCGCGAGATCGGGGTCGTCACGGGCGCTTTTTTCAGGACCGCCGGGTCCTTCTCCGCCAGCTCCGCCGCCTCCCGCATCGCGACGACGAAGGCGTCCAACGTCGACTTGCTCTCGGTCTCCGTCGGCTCGATCATGATCGCTTCCTTCACGTTCAGCGGGAAATAGACAGTGGGGGGGTGGAACCCCTTGTCGATCAGGAATTTCGCGATGTCGATCGCATGGACGTCGCGCGGCATCTGGCGGGTGGCCGAGAAGACGCACTCGTGCATGCAGGTCTGGTCGTACGGCAGGTCGTAGAGGTCCTTCAGCCGGCTCATCACGTAGTTGGCGTTCAGCACCGCCAGCTCGCTGGCCTTCGTCAGCCCCTCCCGCCCCAGCATCAGGGCGTAGGCGTACGCCCGGACGACCACCCCGAAGTTCCCGTAGAAGTTGGCGACGCGCCCGATGCTCTTCGGGCCGTCGGTCGAAAGGGAGAACGTGCCGTCCTTGCCCCGGAGGATCCGCGGGTGGGGCAGGAAGGGGATGAGCGCCTCCTTCACCCCCACCGGGCCGGAGCCGGGGCCGCCGCCGCCGTGCGGCGTCCCGAAGGTCTTGTGGAGGTTGACGTGGATCACGTCGAACCCCACGTCGCCCGGCCGCACCTTGCCGAGGATGGCGTTGAGGTTGGCGCCGTCGTAGTAGACGAGCGCTCCCGCCGCGTGCGCCAGGTCGCAGATCTCCCGGATGTGCGGGTTGAACAGCCCCAGTGTGTTGGGGCACGTCATCATCACCGCCGCGACCTCGCCGTTCAGCGCGGCCTTGAAGGCGTCGAGGTCCATGTCGCCGTAGGGGGCGGAGGGGACGGTCACGACCTCGTAGCCGACCATGGCGGCGGACGCAGGGTTGGTGCCGTGGGAAGAGTCGGGGACGATGATGTACCGCTTTTTGGCCCCATGCGCCTTGTGGTAGGCCGCGATCAGCATGATGCCCGTCATCTCGCCCTGCGCGCCGGCCAGCGGCTGGCAGGTGACCGCGTCCATCCCGGTGATCTCCTCGATCTGGCGTTCCATCCCGTAAAGCACCGCTAGCGAACCCTGGGCGAGCGATTCCCCTCCGGGAAGCATCGCGACCATGGGGTGGAACGGGGTGAACAGCTTCGCGGCCTCCTCCATCGCCTTCCCGTTGTACTTCATGGTGCAGGAGCCGAGCGGGTAGAAGGAGGTGTCGACGCCGACGTTGCGGCGCGACAGCCCCGTGAAGTGTCGGACCACATCGAGCTCGGAAAGCTCCGGCAACCCCGCGGCCTCGGCGCGCAGCAGCTCTCCGGGCAGGGGAGTTGCGTCCGGGACGTCGGAAGCGGGAAGGCGGACCCCTGCGCGGCCGGCGACCGATTTCTCGAAGATCAGCTCCATAGCGCCGCCTCCAGCTCCCGCGCGAGCAGGTTGATTTCGCCTTTCGTGCGTTTTTCCGTGACCGTCACCAGCAGGCGGTCCTCCATCCCGGGATAGTAACGGCCCAGCGGCACGCCGGCGGCGATTCCCCGCCGCAGCAGCGCCGCGACCGTCTCGTCCGCCCCCTTGGGGAGACGGACCGTGAATTCATTGAAGGTCGGCGGGCCGGCCGGTACGGAGACACCCCGGACGGCGGCCAGGGCGGCCTTGGCGTATTCCGCCTTGTCCCGGTTGCGCCGCGCGAGCTCCGCGAGGCCGTTCTTTCCCAGCGCCGACAGGAAGATCAGCCCGCGCAGGGCGCAGAGGCTCTGGTTGGTGCAGATGTTCGAGGTCGCCTTGTGCCGCTTGATGTGCTGCTCGCGGGCCTGGATGGTCAGGACGAAGCCGCGCCGCCCTTCCCGGTCGACCGTCTCTCCGACGATCCGGCCGGGGATGTTCCGGATGAGCTCCTTGCGGGCCGCAAGGAAGCCGAAGGATGGGCCGCCGAAGTTGAGGGGATTACCGAGGCTCTGGCCGTCCCCCACGGCGATGTCCGCGCCCATCTCTCCGGGCGACTTCAGGATCCCGAGCGACACCGGGTAGACGGACGCGGCCAGGAGGGCGCCGCATCCGTGCGCCTTTGCCGAGATGTCGGTATAGTCGTCCACGCAGCCGAAGAAGGTAGGGTTCTGGACCAGCACCGCCGCGCACCGGTCGTCCAATTCCGCCGCGAGACGCTTCCGGTCGAGCGTTCCGTCGAGGGTCGGAACCTCCACGACTTCCACCGGGAGGTTTGCGAGGTAGGTCCGGACGATTTCCCGAGAGAAAGGGTTGACCGCGCCGTCCAGGAGGACCCGGCTCCGCCCGGTCACCCGCAGCGCCATCATGGCCGCTTCCGCGAGCGCCGTCCCCCCGTCGTACAGGGAGGCGTTCGTGACCCCGAAGCCGGTCAGCCGGCAGACCGCTGTCTGGTACTCGAAGAGCGCCTGCAGCGTCCCCTGGGAACATTCGGGCTGGTAGGGGGTATAGGCGGTGTAGAACTCCGCGCGTCCGGCGAGGTGGTCCACGGCGGCGGGAACCAGGTGGTCGTAGAAGCCGCCCCCTACGAAGGGGACGATGTGTCCGTTCCTTCCCGCGAGCTCGCGCAGTCCGTCCAGCATCTCAAACTCCGACATCCCCGGCGGGAGGTCGAACGACTTTGCGCGGAGCCCGGTCGGGATCGGGCGGAACAGCTCCTCGATGTCCGCGGCGCCGACGGCGGCCAGCATCTCCCGGATCTCTTCCTTCGTATGCGGCGTGAAGCCCATGTCACAGCCCCTTCCGGTACTCTTCGTACTGTTTCGCGTCCATCAGCTTCGACACCTCCGCGGGATCGGACATCTTCAGGGTGGCCATCCAGGCCGCGTCCTCCGGCGACTCGTTCACGAGCTCGGGGCGGTCGTTCAGAACCCCATTGACGGAGGCCACCGTCCCGGAAACCGGCGCGTAGATGTCGCTGGCCGCCTTGACGGACTCGATGGCGCACAGGACCTCGAACTGCTTCACCGCCTTGCCCGTCGCCGGAAGCTCCACGAAGGTGACGTCCCCCAGGTGCTCGGCCGCGTAGGCGCTGATCCCCACCGTGGCGGTGTTCCCGTCGACCTTCACCCACTCGTGCTCCTTGGTGTAGTACATCGCGGACATGTCGTTTCTCCTGGAAAGGGATGGGGGATCGGGCCGCGATTCAGGCGCGGACCGATCCTCCCTTGTAGAAAGGCAGATCGCAGACCGTCGCGTCCATGGAGACGCCTTCGTGCCGGATCGACAGGACCGACCCCGGAGCGGCGGCGTCGGGGGAGACCCTCCCCAGCCCGATCCCGCAGCCGAGCATGGGAGAGAACCCTCCGCTGGTGACGATGCCGACCTTCCGGCCGTCCCGCAGGATTTCGAAATTGTGCCGCGGCGAGCGGCGGGAGCCCACGCGGAAGGCCGCCCGCACGCGTCCGGGCCCTTCCGCCCGCTGCTTCTGGAGCGCGTTCCGGCCGACGAATTCCTTGTCGAAGTTGACGAACCCTTCCAGCCCGGCTTCCAGCGGGGTGACCGTCTCGTCGAGGTCGTTCCCGTACAGGCTGTAGCCCATCTCGAGCCGGAGCAGGTCGCGCGCGCCCAGTCCCGCCGGCTTGACTCGGGGATCCGCCAGGAGCCTGTCCCAGAGCTCGACCGTCTTGTCCCAGGGGAGGAAGATCTCGTATCCGAGCTCCCCGGTGTAGCCGGTCCGGCTCACGATCGCCGGGGTGCCGAGAACGTCCATCTTCACGAAACGGAAATAGGGGATGGAGGAGACCTCTTTTCCCAGAAGGTCGACGAGGACCTCCCGGGACAGCGGTCCCTGGGGATCGAGCTTGCCGGTGATGGAGGAAATGTCGGTGAACTCCGCGCCCGGCTTGAGGCGGCCGCGGATGACGGAGAAATCGTTGGGAGCGGTCGCGGCGTTGACCACGATCATCGCCTCGTTCCTGCCGAGGCGAAAGACGATCAGGTCGTCGATGATTCCTCCCCGCTCGTTGAGCAGGAGCCCGTAGCGGGAGCGCCCCTCCGGGATGGAGGCGACGGAGAAGGTGAAGACGTCCTCGAGGCCGCCGCCGGCGATGTCGCCCCGATAGAGGAACTCGCCCATGTGGCAGATGTCGAAAAGGGCCGCCTTCTCGCGGCACCACCGGTGCTCGGCGAGGATTCCTCCTTCGTACTGGATCGGCATGTCCCAACCGCCGAAGGGGGCCATGAGGGCCTTGCGGTCCCGATGCCTCCCTGCCAAAGGCGTTTCCTTGAGTGCCTCCAAAGACGCACCTCCCATGGGGGATTACCGGGTTGAGAAAAAACTGTATCCGATTTGCACGCCGATGTAAAACTTCGTCATCGATCCCCGGTTTTATTGCCGGCCGCATGCATCCGGTTGCGCCGTACGGCCAATCCCTTCAGCCAGCGAAGCGGGAAGCGGCGCAGGAAGAACACCATCGCCTTGTACCGCAGGCTCGGGACGCTGACCATGCGCCCGCGGCGGACGTCCTCCAGGCAACGGTCGACGAGCTCCTCCGCGTCCAGCCAGACCCAGCCCGGCAGGTAGGACACGTCGACCCCCGCCCGCTGCTGAAACTCGGTGCGCACGTAACCGGGGCAAAGGACCGTCGCGGCGACGCCGGTCCCGGCGAGCTGCCCCGCCAGCGAGACCGTGAACGTCGTCGCCCACGCCTTGGCGGCGGAGTAGGTGCCCCCGGGCAGGAAGCCGGCGACGGAGGACACGGTGATGACGGTCCCGCTGCGGCGGTCGATCATTCCGGGCACCGCGGCGCGGGTGAGGACGAGGACGGCCCGGACCAGGCAATCGAGCATCCGCTCCTCGTCGGAGATCGGCCCCTGGAGGAAGGGAGCGGCCAGCCCGAAGCCCGCGTTGTTCACGAGGATGTCGACGGGACGGCCCGCGTCGCGCAGCCGGTCGGCCACACGGTCCATCTGCTGTCGGTCGCACAGGTCCGCGCGGAGCGTCTCGACTTCCACACCGTGCCGTTTTCGCAGGTCGGCGGCAACCTCTTCCAGCGACGCGGCGTTCCTCGCCACGAGGACGAGGTCATGTCCGCGCGCCGCGAACCGCTGTGCGAAAACCTTTCCGATCCCGGCCGTCGCACCGGTGACGAGTGCGGTCGTCATATGCAGCGCTCCTTTGCGATCCGGTTTACGGGAACAAATGCACATGGATATTTTAATATGTCGTTGAGCAACGGAACACGGAATCCCCGCTGGCAGGAGACGCCGATGCAGTTCGTCGCAGCCGCACTGTACCGCCTGACCCTCGCCCTGTGGGTCGGAGGGATCGCTTTGTTCACGTTCGTCGTCACGCCGATCCTCTTCCGAACGCAGGGGAGGGACGCGGCCGGGAAGATCGTGGGGACCATCTTTCCGCACTATTTTCGGTACGTGCTGGTCCTCGCCGGGGTCGTGCTTCTCCTGCGGCTTCTCTCGGGGGAGGCGTTTCGCGGATGGCGCCGCGTTGTCGGAACGCTGCTGGCGGCATCCGCCATCTTCCTGGCCGGATACCAGGCGTACAGCCTACTGCCCCGGATGGAAGAGGTGAAGCGCGCGGCGGTCTCCTTTGAGACGGCGGCGCCGGATTCCGCTTCCCGCAAGGAGTTCTCCCGCCTCCACGGGATCTCGATGGTCCTGAACATGATCGTCCTCCTCGAAGGGGCGACGCTTGCGGCGGGGGCCGGTCCGTTCCGCCGTTGAGGTTGCGTCCAGCAGCCGGAAAATCGACTACGTACGCTTAGCAATATGGATGAGAATATATACTGATAATAAGAGAGGTTTGAGGCGCGTCAACCTCCCTGCGAATGCTGCGGAAGGAGGGAAAATATGGACAGATACCACATCGAATCGCCGCACACAGCGGAGGAATGCCTCCGCGCGCTGGACGAGGTCATGGCGAAGGGAGAAGACGTCCTGGCCCGTTACGACTGGGGTTGCATGGCCGGAGACCACACGGGGTATGCCGTCGTGGAAGCTGAAAGCGAGGTGGATGTCCGGAAGACCCTCCCGTTCTTTCTGGCCGGGAAGGCCCGCATCATCAAGCTGAACAAGTTCACCGCGGACGACGTCCGCGAGTTCCACAAGAAATCCGCATAGCTTGATTGCCGGGGGGGCGGAACCCTTCAGGCG
The sequence above is a segment of the Thermodesulfobacteriota bacterium genome. Coding sequences within it:
- a CDS encoding ABC transporter ATP-binding protein, translating into MSHDFGGLRAVRNYNLELMPGQIRGLIGPNGAGKTTIFNLITGVYNPTEGEVLLEGKRINGLPPHKIASMGISRTFQNLLLWRHMTVLEHVNMAQYAKIRYGLPGAFFGTPGRRREEAEIEEKSMGLLEMLGISHLAGQVVLNLPYGAQRRVEMARALATDPKVLFLDEPTAGMNPEELVQIMEIVRKVHRELGLAILLIEHRLKFVMELCHRIQTVNFGELIAEGTPEEIRNNPKVIDAYLGKEGVA
- the gcvH gene encoding glycine cleavage system protein GcvH translates to MSAMYYTKEHEWVKVDGNTATVGISAYAAEHLGDVTFVELPATGKAVKQFEVLCAIESVKAASDIYAPVSGTVASVNGVLNDRPELVNESPEDAAWMATLKMSDPAEVSKLMDAKQYEEYRKGL
- the gcvPA gene encoding aminomethyl-transferring glycine dehydrogenase subunit GcvPA, with amino-acid sequence MGFTPHTKEEIREMLAAVGAADIEELFRPIPTGLRAKSFDLPPGMSEFEMLDGLRELAGRNGHIVPFVGGGFYDHLVPAAVDHLAGRAEFYTAYTPYQPECSQGTLQALFEYQTAVCRLTGFGVTNASLYDGGTALAEAAMMALRVTGRSRVLLDGAVNPFSREIVRTYLANLPVEVVEVPTLDGTLDRKRLAAELDDRCAAVLVQNPTFFGCVDDYTDISAKAHGCGALLAASVYPVSLGILKSPGEMGADIAVGDGQSLGNPLNFGGPSFGFLAARKELIRNIPGRIVGETVDREGRRGFVLTIQAREQHIKRHKATSNICTNQSLCALRGLIFLSALGKNGLAELARRNRDKAEYAKAALAAVRGVSVPAGPPTFNEFTVRLPKGADETVAALLRRGIAAGVPLGRYYPGMEDRLLVTVTEKRTKGEINLLARELEAALWS
- a CDS encoding DUF4149 domain-containing protein, which produces MQFVAAALYRLTLALWVGGIALFTFVVTPILFRTQGRDAAGKIVGTIFPHYFRYVLVLAGVVLLLRLLSGEAFRGWRRVVGTLLAASAIFLAGYQAYSLLPRMEEVKRAAVSFETAAPDSASRKEFSRLHGISMVLNMIVLLEGATLAAGAGPFRR
- a CDS encoding ABC transporter ATP-binding protein — its product is MLLSVENLTVSYGNIVALHGISFRIEEGEVVCIIGANGAGKSTTLRAISRMVPAQPGTRMTFMGKDLLKYEADKVVSELGISHVPEGRRLFGNLTVMENLQLATFARKDPAGIADDMERVFAIFPRLKERENQKSGTMSGGEQQMLAVGRAFMSGRKIMLLDEPSMGLAPLLMKSVFDSMKEINRKEGTTILVVEQNARMALQFAARGYVLENGRLVLEGRSETLLEDPQVKKAYLGG
- the gcvPB gene encoding aminomethyl-transferring glycine dehydrogenase subunit GcvPB, with protein sequence MELIFEKSVAGRAGVRLPASDVPDATPLPGELLRAEAAGLPELSELDVVRHFTGLSRRNVGVDTSFYPLGSCTMKYNGKAMEEAAKLFTPFHPMVAMLPGGESLAQGSLAVLYGMERQIEEITGMDAVTCQPLAGAQGEMTGIMLIAAYHKAHGAKKRYIIVPDSSHGTNPASAAMVGYEVVTVPSAPYGDMDLDAFKAALNGEVAAVMMTCPNTLGLFNPHIREICDLAHAAGALVYYDGANLNAILGKVRPGDVGFDVIHVNLHKTFGTPHGGGGPGSGPVGVKEALIPFLPHPRILRGKDGTFSLSTDGPKSIGRVANFYGNFGVVVRAYAYALMLGREGLTKASELAVLNANYVMSRLKDLYDLPYDQTCMHECVFSATRQMPRDVHAIDIAKFLIDKGFHPPTVYFPLNVKEAIMIEPTETESKSTLDAFVVAMREAAELAEKDPAVLKKAPVTTPISRLDETKAARDQKVCV
- the gcvT gene encoding glycine cleavage system aminomethyltransferase GcvT, producing the protein MEALKETPLAGRHRDRKALMAPFGGWDMPIQYEGGILAEHRWCREKAALFDICHMGEFLYRGDIAGGGLEDVFTFSVASIPEGRSRYGLLLNERGGIIDDLIVFRLGRNEAMIVVNAATAPNDFSVIRGRLKPGAEFTDISSITGKLDPQGPLSREVLVDLLGKEVSSIPYFRFVKMDVLGTPAIVSRTGYTGELGYEIFLPWDKTVELWDRLLADPRVKPAGLGARDLLRLEMGYSLYGNDLDETVTPLEAGLEGFVNFDKEFVGRNALQKQRAEGPGRVRAAFRVGSRRSPRHNFEILRDGRKVGIVTSGGFSPMLGCGIGLGRVSPDAAAPGSVLSIRHEGVSMDATVCDLPFYKGGSVRA
- a CDS encoding SDR family oxidoreductase, with the protein product MTTALVTGATAGIGKVFAQRFAARGHDLVLVARNAASLEEVAADLRKRHGVEVETLRADLCDRQQMDRVADRLRDAGRPVDILVNNAGFGLAAPFLQGPISDEERMLDCLVRAVLVLTRAAVPGMIDRRSGTVITVSSVAGFLPGGTYSAAKAWATTFTVSLAGQLAGTGVAATVLCPGYVRTEFQQRAGVDVSYLPGWVWLDAEELVDRCLEDVRRGRMVSVPSLRYKAMVFFLRRFPLRWLKGLAVRRNRMHAAGNKTGDR